The genomic segment TCGATCAATCATTAGGAACCTCCATTGGAAATCTGTTGTGCCAGAACTGCGAGCCCTTGCAATGGGACAGACAGCCAGGCCGGGCGGTTCTCTGCTTCATAGGCCACTTCATACGCGGTCTTTTCCAGGCTGAAGAGTGCCAGCGCAGCATCGGCACCGGCGTCATCTTTCCAGGCGTGCGGCATTTGCGCTGTTGCCTCGCGATAGGCCTCGAGAAAGACGTTACGTGCGCTCTGTTGGTAGGTGTCGGAAATATTGCGTCGCGCCAGGTCAGCCGCTTCTGAGCTGTCGCTGGATTGAGCGTTGCGCAGGGTCATTGCCGTGGCGTACTCGAAAGAGCGCAGTACGCCCGCAACGTCTTTGAACGGGCTCAGCTTGCTACGCCGCTCTTCTAGCGAACGCGCAGGTTCGCCTTCGAAGTCGATGAAATACGCGTCGCCCTGCGCAACCAGGATCTGGCCGAGGTGCAAGTCGCCGTGGACGCGTGTACGCAACCCGCCGAGGGTTCGATCAGCGAGTCGCTTGACCTCGGCCACCAACCCCTTGCGCTGGCCAAGCAGCTGATCCACCAGCGCTGTGGATTTACGATCCAGATCGCCCCGACGAGCCTGCAGCAGATCAAGCGCATGCTCGACCTGCGCAGAGATCAACTGAGTCCACTCCTTCGCGTCGGCCGCTTTGGTGGGTTCGGCGGCAAACGCCTGGTTGTCGGTCTGCACCGCCAAGGTCATGTGCATTTCGCCGAGACGCTGGCCAAGCAACCTATTGAAGGCCTCGAGTTCTTCCAGCGCACTGAACTGGTTCTCATGCAGCGAAACGCCACCGGCAATCTGGTCGCGCACTGCGCGATCCAGCGTGTTGAGCGTCCACTCCCAGGCATCGCCCTGGTTGTCGAGGAAGCGTTGCACAACCATCAATGCGTACTGCTCGCCGCTCTTATCGAAGCGGCTCACCTGGCCCAGCATCGCAGAGATATGCGTGAAGCCCTGCTCGGTCAGGAAGCCGCCCATTTCCAGTTCAGGGTGCATGCCGGCCGATACTCGGCGAAGCACTTTGATCATCATGCTGCCACCGATGATCGCAGAGCTGTTCGATTGTTCTGCAGTGAGGTAACGCACCTCGGCATCGGCCGGCAATTCCATCTCGGCGAGCTGTGCCATAGGCTGGAAGCGGATCTCGCCGTCGCCACATGGCAGCACTTGCTCTTCGCGCAGCCCCTGGATGACTCCCAGGACGAACTGGTTGAGGGCGAACGCATCGGTCAGCAGACCGACCTGTGGGCCGCGGCGGACACGCGCCATTGCCAGTTGCTGCGGCAGCGCGATATCGAAATCCGCCTCGCCGAGGAAACCCAGCGGCAGTTGGTAGAGGTCAGTGCGCCCGCCTGCATCGACCGCGATTTCGCTCAGCAACACGGGCTTTTGGGGATCGCCAAACGGCACGCTGTAGCAAATCTTGATCGAGTTGATCGATGCATCCTTGCTGGCGAACCAACGCCGCTTCGGCAGGTAAGCCGGAAGCGACTCGGTTTCAAGAATACGTTTGTTCGCCGTTGTCAGCGTGTCCAGACGCTTGAGCACAAGAGTTTGGAAGTCAGGCATGGTTTCCACCGGTTCCTGGTGCCAGCTGGGCATCTGATGACTGGTCGCCAATTGGAACCAGTAGAAGCCGAACGGTGGCAACGTCAGAAGATAAGGCAACTGGCCGATAGGCGGGAACGCACTGCCGCCGACCATTTCCACCGGCACCATGCCGGCGTAGTGCGACAGTTCCAGTTCTGCCGCTTGGGCAGATCGCGAAACGTTGGCGACACAGAAAATCGTTTCGGTTTCACCGGTACCTGTCGTGAACTCACGGACGTAGGCGAGAATTCGGCGGTTGCTGGGTGCGAGCATTTTCAGCGTGCCACGGCCGAACGCCTTGAATTGCTTACGAATTGACAGCAGACGCCGCGTCCAGTTGAGCAAGGAATGCGGATCGCGCTGCTGCGCTTCGACGTTGATCGCCTGATAGCCATACAAGGGGTCCATGATCGGCGGCAGCACCAGGCTTGGCGGGTCGGCGCGAGAAAAACCACCGTTGCGGTCCACCGACCACTGCATTGGCGTGCGCACCCCGTCGCGATCACCAAGGAAGATGTTGTCGCCCATGCCGATCTCGTCACCGTAATAGATCACCGGCGTACCAGGCATCGACAGCAACAGGCTGTTGAGCAATTCGATGCGCCGGCGATCGCGCTCCAGCAACGGTGCCAGGCGCCGACGAATGCCAAGATTGATCCGCGCGCGCTTGTCCGAGGCGTAGTAGTTCCAGAGGTAGTCGCGCTCCTTGTCGGTCACCATTTCAAGCGTCAGTTCGTCATGGTTACGCAGGAAGATCGCCCACTGACAGTTCTCTGGAATGTCCGGGGTCTGGCGCAGAATATCGGTAATCGGGAAACGGTCTTCCTGGGCCAGCGCCATGTACATGCGCGGCATCAGCGGAAAGTGGAATGCCATGTGGCACTCATCGCCAAGTCCGCCATCTTCGCCGCCAAAGTACAGCTGGGTGTCTTCCGGCCATTGGTTGGCTTCTGCCAGGAGCATGCGGTCCGGGTAATTGGCATCGATCTCGGCGCGAATCTGCTTCAGCACCACATGGGTTTCCGGCAGGTTCTCGTTGTTAGTGCCGTCGCGCTCTACGAGATACGGGATCGCGTCCAGCCGCAACCCATCGATACCCAGGTCGAGCCAGTAACGCATCACACTGAGCACCGCTTTCATAACCTGCGGGTTATCGAAATTGAGATCCGGCTGATGGGAATAGAAGCGGTGCCAGAAGTACTGCTGGGCGACGGGGTCCCAGGTCCAGTTCGAGACCTCAGTGTCGAGGAAGATGATCCGCGTGCCGTCGTACTTTTCGTCCGTATCCGACCAGACGTAGAAGTCCCGGGCAGCCGAACCCTTCTTCGCCTTACGCGCGCGTTGGAACCAAGGGTGCTGGTCCGAGGTGTGGTTGATGACCAATTCGGTTATCACCCGCAGCCCGCGTTTGTGCGCTTCTGCAATGAATCGCTTGGCGTCGGCCATGGTCCCGTAGTCGGGATGCACACCGCGGTATTCGGCGATGTCGTAGCCGTCATCACGGCGTGGCGAGGGATAGAATGGCAACAGCCAAATGGTGTTGACGCCGAGATCGGCTATGTAATCGAGCTTCTCGATCAGGCCCTGAAAATCGCCGACGCCGTCGTTGTTCGAGTCGTAGAACGATTTGAGGTGGACCTGATAGACCACCGCGTCCTTGTACCAGAGAGGATCCTTGATAAAGGCGGCTGGTTTACGCGCTTTGGCCATGTTCTCGTTCCTTTCACGACCTCCAGAACCCGTTACATCAAGGCACCGGGTGGAGACTTAAAAAGTGCACCGGCACTAGAATATGGATTAGCTAATCCATATAACCTGCTGATACTTAAAGGCAATTAAACATGTTCTAGAATTTACCTTAAGTCAGGGTCTGGGGCGTCAGCAGTGAGTCGCCAGATGCCGAACGGTAGGTGCCAAGGCTCGATACGCATCCACTGCGACTTGCCGTACCAAGTCCAGCGATGCCCGTTCATAAGGTCTTCGCCTCGGGTTTCGGCATTGTCGGGCAGTCCCAATTCCCACAGTG from the Stutzerimonas stutzeri genome contains:
- the treS gene encoding maltose alpha-D-glucosyltransferase — protein: MAKARKPAAFIKDPLWYKDAVVYQVHLKSFYDSNNDGVGDFQGLIEKLDYIADLGVNTIWLLPFYPSPRRDDGYDIAEYRGVHPDYGTMADAKRFIAEAHKRGLRVITELVINHTSDQHPWFQRARKAKKGSAARDFYVWSDTDEKYDGTRIIFLDTEVSNWTWDPVAQQYFWHRFYSHQPDLNFDNPQVMKAVLSVMRYWLDLGIDGLRLDAIPYLVERDGTNNENLPETHVVLKQIRAEIDANYPDRMLLAEANQWPEDTQLYFGGEDGGLGDECHMAFHFPLMPRMYMALAQEDRFPITDILRQTPDIPENCQWAIFLRNHDELTLEMVTDKERDYLWNYYASDKRARINLGIRRRLAPLLERDRRRIELLNSLLLSMPGTPVIYYGDEIGMGDNIFLGDRDGVRTPMQWSVDRNGGFSRADPPSLVLPPIMDPLYGYQAINVEAQQRDPHSLLNWTRRLLSIRKQFKAFGRGTLKMLAPSNRRILAYVREFTTGTGETETIFCVANVSRSAQAAELELSHYAGMVPVEMVGGSAFPPIGQLPYLLTLPPFGFYWFQLATSHQMPSWHQEPVETMPDFQTLVLKRLDTLTTANKRILETESLPAYLPKRRWFASKDASINSIKICYSVPFGDPQKPVLLSEIAVDAGGRTDLYQLPLGFLGEADFDIALPQQLAMARVRRGPQVGLLTDAFALNQFVLGVIQGLREEQVLPCGDGEIRFQPMAQLAEMELPADAEVRYLTAEQSNSSAIIGGSMMIKVLRRVSAGMHPELEMGGFLTEQGFTHISAMLGQVSRFDKSGEQYALMVVQRFLDNQGDAWEWTLNTLDRAVRDQIAGGVSLHENQFSALEELEAFNRLLGQRLGEMHMTLAVQTDNQAFAAEPTKAADAKEWTQLISAQVEHALDLLQARRGDLDRKSTALVDQLLGQRKGLVAEVKRLADRTLGGLRTRVHGDLHLGQILVAQGDAYFIDFEGEPARSLEERRSKLSPFKDVAGVLRSFEYATAMTLRNAQSSDSSEAADLARRNISDTYQQSARNVFLEAYREATAQMPHAWKDDAGADAALALFSLEKTAYEVAYEAENRPAWLSVPLQGLAVLAQQISNGGS